From the genome of Ardenticatenales bacterium:
TCATTTTCCGTGGGGAATTCGATGGCGCGTGGCACGGAAAGATAGTTTGCGTCAATGGTTACACGGCTGGAGTGGCGAATTATCTGATATTCGCGCCGTGGGCGATCAAGCTGCACGATGGCGGCTTCGCTGCGCGGCGAGCCGGCAAGGAAGATGATCTGTTTTTGCTGATTAACCAATGGCGTGGCCAGCCAGGTAAAGGGAAAATCAAACGATTCGCGTTCACCGGTCGTCGTGTGCAGGCGCGCCAGTTGCCAGTCGCCCTGTTGCGAATAGATGCACACGATGTAGTCAGGCGAGTCAAATGTGTAGGTGGCTGCGCCCAGGGACCATTGCGGCAGGCCAAATTCCGCTTCCATGGGACAAAGCGGTTCTATGTGCCCATCAAGCCAGCGATAAAGATTCCACCAGCCGGTACGGTCGGAGACAAAGTAGAGGATGCCATCGGGAGACCAGGCAGGCTGGAAGATGGATTCGGTAGGGCCGCCCGCAATGCGTTTTACGTTGGTCAGCTTGCCGTCTGGGCGGAATTCGCCGACCCACAGTTCCGTGCCATCCCAGGGCATATTGGGGTGGTTCCAGGTTAGCCAGCATAACTGGCTGCCGTCGGGGCTGACGCGGGGGGCGGCGTAGAAGTCGTTGCCGGCAACAAGCACCTGCCCCCCATCTCCTCCACTGACGCCCACGGCTACAATTGCGTTCACCGCCTCCCGCCCCTCCTGGCCGTGGTCCTCGCGTACGCTAATGAGGCGTTGTCGCCGCCTATCCGGCACAAAGTCCGCATAACGGTAAGAGGCTGGTGGCGTAATGGGAACGGGCAAGGTGGCCGGGTCTTGACGGTAGAGCCGCTGGTCGGCAAAATGGCAGAAATAGACCGTGCCATCGACCACCAAATAGGCGCGCCCACCATACTCATGGACGCGGCTGCGCACATTATACGGCGCGGGGGTAACGTCGGCGATGTGGCCTTCACGCCCACGGCGCACCAGCACATACCGTCCTTCTTCCGTGGGGCGCATTTCAATCCAATACAGGTCGGGGCCATCAATCTGAAGTTGCCCGATGTTGATGGTTTCGGACACAATCATGTCCGTGGTAATGGGGGATCTCCAGGCTCCATAGGGAGCCGTTTGCGGTGCGATCATAAATCAGAACTCTTGTAGGAGCTGCACGTAGCCACGCAGACTTTCGGCCATCCTGTCGATGGCAATGCTCTCCTGAACTGTATGCGCCAGGTATTCTTCTCCGGGAGCAAAGCCGACGACGGGAATCTGGCGGGGTGTGAAGAGGCGTCCATCGGTGGCAAACTGGTAGCTGCTCAGAGCGACAGGCCGCCCCATGCCCCGGCTGAGGGCGGCGCTGACTCGTTCGACCAGTTCGCTATCGGGGGGGGTGTAGTAGCCGAAGATCGGCTCGTCGGTCGCGGGGATGTCTACGCCTTCCCACCCGGGGCCGATGGTGTAGTCGAGGCCGGCGGCTGTTTCGGCAATGAAGGCCATGAGGCTATTGGCGCTTTCCACGGCGGTGCGGAAGTCGAGAAAGACGCGCGTCCAGGCGGGGGTGACGTTCTTGCTCTGGGTATCTACCTGCACCAGGGTGGGGCTGACGGTGGTGGGGCCAAGTAGGTCGTGGCTGCCGAGGCGAGATTGGTTGGCGGAGAGGCGTTGGAGGAAGGTGGCGAGAGCGTAGTTGGGGTTGACGCCTTTGTGGGGCACGCTGGCGTGGACGGAACGACCGTGGAAGGTGACCCAGAGGCCGAGAATACCCCGGTGGCCGAGGCTGAGGGTGTTGCCGGAGGGTTCGCCGATGACGACGAGGTCCACGGCGTAGTTGAGGTGGTCTACCCAGTATTGGGAGCCAGCGCCGCCGATCTCTTCCTGGACGACGCCTGTAAATACGATGTCGCGGCGGGGTCGAATGCCGGCACGTTTCAAAGCCGCCATACTATACACTTGCACCGCCAGCGGACCCTTGATGTCGCAAGCGCCGCGCCCCAGAATGCGCCCGTCCACAATCTCCCCGGAATACGGTGGGACCGGCCAGAGCGCGGGGTCGCCAGGGTCGACGTGGTCGGTATGCGTGTTTAGCACCAGCGCGCCGAGGGCGCGGTCCTGACCGTGGATGCGCCCGCAAACGTTGCCGATTTCGTCCAGCCACACGTCATCGAAGCCAAGCCGCGCCATTTCGGCGTGGATAAGCCGGGCGATGGCGGCTTCCTGGTGCGACATGCTGGGTGTTTGAATGAGACGCTGCGTGAAGGAAACGCAATCTTGCAGGAGTTGTTGCCAGTCGAGGGTTGTCATAACAACCATTGTAGTGGAAAACGCGCATCCTTACAATGGTGATCAGGGAATGAAGGGGAAAATGCCGGCATTCCACAGCCGACTACTCTCCTATGTAACCATGCGGGGAAATTGCGTGAGCGCGATGCAGATTCGTGGTAAGTTGCGGTACAATACAAGTAATCTGACGATGCCGCGCCCACCGTTGCCACAGGTTGATGAAAACCAGGACGCATGCTGCGTCAGGGAGATTGAGACGTTTATGAAACAGTATGGCAATGATCGCCCCTGGCCTTTTGCGGAAGGGGGCGAGCGTACAATTCTGGCAGTGTCACTGGTATGGGCTGCCTTGATCTGGTTGTGGCGCAAGTGGCCGAACCTATTCAGCGGCGGTTTGTTTGCGCTGGGTGGGGTGCTGTGGGGATTGATTCTCTACTTCTTCCGTGACCCGCGGCGAGTAGCGCCGCAACAGGCGGGATTGGTGGTTAGCCCGGGTGATGGCAAAGTGGTGGCGATTGCCACGGAACCGGAACCACACACGTGGCAGGGGGAGGCGACACGCATCAGTATTTTTCTATCCGTGCTGGATGTCCATGTGCAGCGAGCGCCGATTGGCGGACGGGTGGTGGCCTGGTCGCATCATCCAGGCCAGTTTTTGCAGGCGTTCCGCCCGGAAGCATCGGAGGTTAATGAGCATATTACCATGGTGATTGAGAGTGCGTATGGGATGGTGGTGGTGAAGCAAATTGCCGGCATTCTCGCCCGCCGCTGCGTCAACTATACCCAGGTTGGTGATACGCTGCGCACAGGTCAGCGCTTTGGCCTGATTCGCTTTGGCTCCCGTGTGGACCTCTTCCTACCCCCCGGCGCACGTGTACTGGTCGCCATCGGCGACCAGGTTTATGGGGGCATTACCCCATTGGCCCAATTTGTGGCGGAGGTACCCTATGACGAGTAAATATCGCTATCTCATTCCCAATGGCATCACGTTCTTGTCCCTGATGTGCGGCGTCATCTCCATTTTTTCATCCGCGACAGGAAAACTGGGCCTTGCCGGGGCCTTGATCTTGACAAGCTACATTCTGGACATGTTTGATGGCGCACTCGCCCGCCGTCTGAACGCCAGGAGCAACTTCGGTCTCCAACTGGATTCACTGGTAGATATGGTTAGCCTGGGGATGGCCCCGGCCACGCTTGTCTTCATGCGTTTGCAGGAGAGCGACCTGTCTCCCGTACTCGTCTGGCCCATAGTGACGTTGATTCCCATGGCCGGGGCTTTTCGTCTGGCGCGGTTTAACTTGTTGCCGGCAAAACTGAGCGGATCAGCCGATTCCATGGGATTAACCATCTCCACCGCCGGCGCGACGCAAGCCCTGGCCGTGTTGTCCGACCTCTCCCTGCCCACGGGTTTCCTCCCAGATACCTTCTACCCCATCCTGTTGCTGACCCTGTGCGTGTTGATGGTGAGCACCATTCGCTTCCCATCCCTGGCCTGGGTGGTGTCGCGCAAGCGGCTGACGGTGGTGTTTTTGAGCGTGATGGCCGTGTCACTGCTGTTCTGGCCGTTTGTGCTGACGTGGTTTATGTTTACGAATGGGTATCTCGGCGTGAGTCTGGTCCGTGCCGGCATATTGATGCGAGGCGGACAGGTATGACAACCTGGCTCAACCAACTAGAAGGAACCGCCCTGGCCCTGGAAGCCCGTCTCGTTCATCGCACGGCCCGCTATCTCGTCCAGGGCAACGACAACTGGCAGGCAGCCCAACGCGACCCCCGTCCCGTCATCCTCGCCGCCTGGCACGGCATGACCATGATGTTGGCCGGATACTTCCTGCAACAGTATGACATGAGCCGGCTGGTCCTGATGATGCCCGACGACTGGCGCGGCGACGCCCTCAACGTTTTCGCGCAAAAACTGGGTGGAAAACCCTTTCCCATGAACCTCAAAGGGGATGAAACATTGGCGGCGGCCCGCACGTTTGCCCGCCTCGTACGCATGGTCAAGCAAGGGCATGACTGCTACATCACGCCCGACGGCCCCGACGGCCCCGCCTACGTCATCAAGCCCGGCGTCGCCTACCTGGCGCAAAAATCGAAAGCCCTTCTTCTCCCCATTGGCGCTTACACACGTGGCGGCTATCGCCTCCCCCGTTGGGACACCTACGTTGTGCCCTATCCCTTCGCCCGCATTTCCCTGGTGATCGGCGCGCCGCAGGATGTGCCCGCTGACGCCCCATACGAAACCATCACCCAACCCCTGACCGACGCTCTGCACCGTGTCACCGCCGCCGCCAGGGCCAACTATTACGAAGCGAGAAAGACATGAGCAAATGGCACCATTGGTGGGGCAATCTGCAAGGAGAATTGCTCTACCGGTACATCCGCCTCGTCACCCGCACCACGCGCATGATCGTGGAAGGGCGGGAAAACCTCGAAGCCGCCAAAGCCAGCGGCCAGCCCGTCCTCTGGGCGTTATGGCATCAGCAGGTGATGACGGTCGTCCACTACATTGACCGTTTTGAAAACACCGCCGAATACAGCTCCATCCTCGTCGGCGACGAACGCGGCGTCACACTGAACCGAGTCGGAGAGCGACTCGGCGCAGGTCCATCCTATGCCGTGGATATGCAGGGCAATCCGGTTGCTGCCGGGCGAGCCGTTCTGCAGGTGATCAAAGGCATGAAACAGGGCTATCGCTCCGTCATTGCCCCCGATGGACCGGATGGCCCCGCGTTTGTGCCCAAAGACGGGGTGTTTTTCCTGGCGCAAAAGGCGCAGGCGGCGGTGCTGCCGTTTGGCGCGGCGGCGCAACCTGTGATTGAGCTGAACCGCTGGGATCGCTACATGGTGACGCTCCCCTTCTCCCGACTTTACTACGTCTTTGGTCAGCCGATCATGGTTGGCCGCCAGAGCGATAGAGAGTCACTGCGCGAGCAAATCATCGGCGCCCTGCACGCCGCCCGCGATCGTGCGCGCAAACTGGCGGGCGCATAGGCTGTTGCCGCGATCAAGAGATAATGTGACGGAGGCCATTGGAAACGCCCCGTCTGGCGGCATGTGCGGTTGATGAAACCACAAACCGCCCAGACAGAGAGGTCTCATTGTTACATAAACGCCGCGCGCATGCCGCCAGGAGACGAAAAGCTGATTGCCGGAAATCTGGCCTGGTGGGGGTTTTCGGGATCAACTTGTGGAGCGAGTCAAAGAATACCAGTAAATAGTGCTGGATATGGTTGCTCGTGACGCCGAGCCAAAAGGTTTATGGGGATCGACCACGGCGTTGGGATGCTGCGTGCGGCTTTGCCTGCGCCGGGACCCACGGCGCGGCCTCCGCCGTACTCAGCACGTGTCTTAGTTGGGATGCTGCGCGCGGCTTTGCCTGCGCCGGGACGTTGTGCGTGCTGGAGCAAGGACGATGAAAAATGGGGCGAGCGTTGTGAGGGTGTCGTATAAGTCACGTTTATCATACGATGCTGGATACGGGCGTTTTTGGCGTGGAGGCTTCAGCCGGCCTGCCTATGGCTTTGATCCAGCTAAAGCCGGGACTCCGGCCACCATATGTCCACTAACTGCTAAGCCAGATTGGACCCATTTCAAATAGGCCCAATCTCCAGAGGACGTTAGTCGTTACCAATGACCACTTATTGGAGAGCTACAGAATGAAAAAAAGTGTTCGACCGGTCTTATTAAGTTTTTTCTTTGCCCTGCTTGTCGTCGTTGCTGGCGCGCGTGCGCGGGCCGTGGCAGCCCCTCTTCTCACGTTAACGCCCAGCCTGCCCTCTGGCCAGTACGTGGGCACGCCTATCACCTGGACCGTCGCCACGGACGAGACCGCTCCGGTTGATTTCTCCTTCGCGGTTGTTGCGCCCGATAGCCCGCAGCGGCTCGTCTTTGACTTCACCACGCGCCAGACGTTCGATTGGACCACCATTGACGATGGTGCATACACCCTCATAGCCACCATGCGCAACCTGAACACCGGTGAGACGCAGACTGTGTCCGTGCCGTATGAATTTCTGCCACGCGCCACCGCCGTGCCCGTCGTTACGGCCACCGACAACGCTCTTATTGCGTTGTATAGCGCCCCTGGTTGTGCCGCCGGGGAGACGATGCGCGTCATTTTCCGCGCGGTCAGTGGCGGCGCGCCGGCGATTATTCCGTCGCGGCCCTGCCGCCCCGGACATAGCATGAACTTCTACGTGGCTGGGTTGCATGAGCAGACAACCTATTTCCTGATCAACCAGCGGTTTGATGCGAAAGGGGGTTATTTGGGCAGCAGCCCGCTGCGCATTTTTACGAGTGGCGTGGTTCCTCTGCCGTTGCCGCAAACGGTTGTGATCAATCCCCCTGATGCCGGCACAAGCAGCGAGGATTTGCTCTATTATTCGTTGGCGCTGGTTGGTCCCAACTGGCCGGGCAATGTGCCCATGGCCACGGATTTGCAGGGGAACGTCGTCTGGTATTACGAGAAACCGATGCCCAACTGGCTCATCTTGTTTCGCCCCACGTCAGAAGGGACCATGTTGGCGAATCCGGGGGATGGGACGATGCGGAGTGTGTATTGGAGTGAGTTCGATGTTGCCGGCAATATCATCCGCGAAACGAACGCCCACAGCATGAACGTCAAACTGGCGGAACTGGGCTACCCACCCATGGGCGTCTTCCATCACGACTCTCGCCGCCTGCCCAACGGCTACACCGCCGTCCTCGCCAGCACCGAGCGGCTAATGGAAGACGTGCAGGGGCCGGGACTCGTGGACATCCTCGGCGATTACGTGCTGGTTTTTGACGAACAGATGGACCTTGTCTGGGTGTGGGATTCCTTTACGCACCTGGACGTGCAGCGCATCGCCGTGCTGGACGAGAAGTGCCTGCAAACAGATGATTGGTGCGTACCCCTGTTTTTGGCGGAGGAAGCCAACGACTGGCTGCACACCAACACGCTGGAATACGCCCCCGAGGACCACAGCCTGCTTCTCTCGCTGCGCAATCAGGATTGGGTCGTGAAAATTGACTATCAGGATGGTCAAGGCAGCGGGGACGTGATCTGGCGACTGGGTAACGAGGGTGATTTTGCCCTCCAGGGAGGCAATGGCGACCCGTGGCCCTGGTTTAGCCACCCGCACGATACCGGTTTGCTCGCAAATGGCATTATGACGATGTACGACAATGGTAATACGCGCTGCGAGTCGGGGGGGATGTGTTACAGTCGCGGTCAGGTATACCAGCTCAACGAACAAAATATGACGGCCACGCTGCATGTGAACGCGGACCTGGGGTATTATGCGGATGGGTTTGGCAGTGCGCAGCGGTTGGCGAATGGGGATTATTTCTTTGCCACGGGGACGCTGCCGCAAGCACCCGGTCAGGCGGTGGCCTCAGAGCGGGCGGTGGATGGCAGCGAGAATTATGCGATCTGGGTGCAGACGCCGGTGTATCGGATTTATCGGCTGCCTTCGATGTATAAAATGCCGGCAGGCATCACCGCCCCTTAACTCTCCAGATACCCGCTACCATGCCTTCTGTTTCGGAATGGCGGCTTTAGCCGGTTCCCCTCTGCGGGTCGGCTGAAGCCGCCACTCCCCCAAACGCCCATGTCCGGTGTGTCCTTATTCACCCCTGGCCTGGTAGCTTCCCGGTTCCGCGTTTTGGCTCGTTAGGACTGACGATGAAATAACGTGCGAAATTGCATGGTCAGTTTGAAGGAACGGCAAGGAAACAACGTCGTCGTCTTATTTAATGTCCGTCCCCTAGCGTCGTCGGTCGTCGCAGCAGGCGCATGCCAT
Proteins encoded in this window:
- a CDS encoding CDP-alcohol phosphatidyltransferase family protein, coding for MTSKYRYLIPNGITFLSLMCGVISIFSSATGKLGLAGALILTSYILDMFDGALARRLNARSNFGLQLDSLVDMVSLGMAPATLVFMRLQESDLSPVLVWPIVTLIPMAGAFRLARFNLLPAKLSGSADSMGLTISTAGATQALAVLSDLSLPTGFLPDTFYPILLLTLCVLMVSTIRFPSLAWVVSRKRLTVVFLSVMAVSLLFWPFVLTWFMFTNGYLGVSLVRAGILMRGGQV
- a CDS encoding S9 family peptidase, producing MIAPQTAPYGAWRSPITTDMIVSETINIGQLQIDGPDLYWIEMRPTEEGRYVLVRRGREGHIADVTPAPYNVRSRVHEYGGRAYLVVDGTVYFCHFADQRLYRQDPATLPVPITPPASYRYADFVPDRRRQRLISVREDHGQEGREAVNAIVAVGVSGGDGGQVLVAGNDFYAAPRVSPDGSQLCWLTWNHPNMPWDGTELWVGEFRPDGKLTNVKRIAGGPTESIFQPAWSPDGILYFVSDRTGWWNLYRWLDGHIEPLCPMEAEFGLPQWSLGAATYTFDSPDYIVCIYSQQGDWQLARLHTTTGERESFDFPFTWLATPLVNQQKQIIFLAGSPRSEAAIVQLDRPRREYQIIRHSSRVTIDANYLSVPRAIEFPTENDQKAHAFFYPPHNTDFVAPAREKPPLLVISHGGPTFAARRTLDPQIQFWTSRGFAVLDVNYGGSTGYGRAYRQRLNGQWGIVDVDDCANGALYAARQGWVDGRRLAIRGGSAGGYTTLAVLAFRRVFHAGASYFGVSDLERLAQETHKFESRYLDRLIGPYPEERELYLSRSPIHATEQFSCPVIFFQGLEDKVVPANQAEKMVAALKAKGVPVAYLPFAGEQHGFRRAENIKRSMEAELYFYSRIFDFPLADEIEPIEIANID
- a CDS encoding M20 family metallopeptidase; translation: MTTLDWQQLLQDCVSFTQRLIQTPSMSHQEAAIARLIHAEMARLGFDDVWLDEIGNVCGRIHGQDRALGALVLNTHTDHVDPGDPALWPVPPYSGEIVDGRILGRGACDIKGPLAVQVYSMAALKRAGIRPRRDIVFTGVVQEEIGGAGSQYWVDHLNYAVDLVVIGEPSGNTLSLGHRGILGLWVTFHGRSVHASVPHKGVNPNYALATFLQRLSANQSRLGSHDLLGPTTVSPTLVQVDTQSKNVTPAWTRVFLDFRTAVESANSLMAFIAETAAGLDYTIGPGWEGVDIPATDEPIFGYYTPPDSELVERVSAALSRGMGRPVALSSYQFATDGRLFTPRQIPVVGFAPGEEYLAHTVQESIAIDRMAESLRGYVQLLQEF
- a CDS encoding phosphatidylserine decarboxylase, giving the protein MKQYGNDRPWPFAEGGERTILAVSLVWAALIWLWRKWPNLFSGGLFALGGVLWGLILYFFRDPRRVAPQQAGLVVSPGDGKVVAIATEPEPHTWQGEATRISIFLSVLDVHVQRAPIGGRVVAWSHHPGQFLQAFRPEASEVNEHITMVIESAYGMVVVKQIAGILARRCVNYTQVGDTLRTGQRFGLIRFGSRVDLFLPPGARVLVAIGDQVYGGITPLAQFVAEVPYDE
- a CDS encoding aryl-sulfate sulfotransferase; the encoded protein is MKKSVRPVLLSFFFALLVVVAGARARAVAAPLLTLTPSLPSGQYVGTPITWTVATDETAPVDFSFAVVAPDSPQRLVFDFTTRQTFDWTTIDDGAYTLIATMRNLNTGETQTVSVPYEFLPRATAVPVVTATDNALIALYSAPGCAAGETMRVIFRAVSGGAPAIIPSRPCRPGHSMNFYVAGLHEQTTYFLINQRFDAKGGYLGSSPLRIFTSGVVPLPLPQTVVINPPDAGTSSEDLLYYSLALVGPNWPGNVPMATDLQGNVVWYYEKPMPNWLILFRPTSEGTMLANPGDGTMRSVYWSEFDVAGNIIRETNAHSMNVKLAELGYPPMGVFHHDSRRLPNGYTAVLASTERLMEDVQGPGLVDILGDYVLVFDEQMDLVWVWDSFTHLDVQRIAVLDEKCLQTDDWCVPLFLAEEANDWLHTNTLEYAPEDHSLLLSLRNQDWVVKIDYQDGQGSGDVIWRLGNEGDFALQGGNGDPWPWFSHPHDTGLLANGIMTMYDNGNTRCESGGMCYSRGQVYQLNEQNMTATLHVNADLGYYADGFGSAQRLANGDYFFATGTLPQAPGQAVASERAVDGSENYAIWVQTPVYRIYRLPSMYKMPAGITAP